Within the Dolichospermum compactum NIES-806 genome, the region TTAGAGTTAGTCAGATTTTGGTTAAATGGTAAAGGTCAAAGTCCAGATCCTATTAACTTACTTGAGCAATTTTTAATTCAATATAGTTGGCATAATGACTTAGGAAAACGAGATGGTTTAACTAATAAATTAGCAGAGTCTGTAGAAGAATCTAATAAGACCTTTAGTAATAGTCTCAAAAATTGGCAAAATAAATTATCCCGGCTAATTGCTGAATGTAAAAACAAGGATGACCGCACTAATATCCGTCAGCAACTAGCAACAGAGTTTTATAAACAATTTCGCACAGTGCAACCAGGAGAAACAGAAAGCAGTCGCGGTTATTGGTTGACGAAATTAATGCAAGCTACTCCTAAGATTACCAAAGAACTGAATGGGAATATTGATGATTATGTGATGCAATTACTCACACCAGTAGATCCTAATTTCTCCATTAAAAATACACACAATTGGTTAGATTCTCTTCGACACGAATTACATAAATATCAACGAGATTTACAAGAATCAATTACTGATTTTGGAGGAATGAAGCGATTAGAAGATGTAGAAAGAAAATGGGATAATGCAGAACAAACAATTGAAGATATGGAAAATAAACTAGCTATTCCCTTTGTTGATTTCAAAAATATTCCATTTCAAGACGAGTGCAAAAAAGTAATGCAAGAAGTTTACAAAATTATCAAGCATAATTTTGAATTAACTGTATTGCAAGAAACTTTGAAAATGGTCAATCAATTACAAAAGCAAGTTCAAGAAAAAGAAAAGCAAATTGCAGCTTTTAGTAGTTTAGTAGACGACTTGGAAAGTGCTTATGAAAAAGAGGAAAGAGAATTAAAACAATTGAATTTCGATGAAATGAGTGGAGAGGCAATTTTTGATACTGAGGATATAGAACTTTGCTATCAAACAATGATCCCAGAAAATGATAGTCGTCCTCAATTAATATTGGCAAGTTCAGAACTTACTGAACAAACCGATAGAGGAGCATCTTTAGGATTTTTCCTGAATATGGAACGCACTACTTATTCTCAGCTAAAAGAAAAAATTGATTTGAAAGTTAATACTTTATTTGCTTTTCGTGGTAGAAATATTGTTACTTCTGTGATTAAACGCTTGATCCAGAAATATTCTTTATCTGCACGTTCAATTCGTTTAAAGCAAATTATCCAGGAATCTCAACCACTTTTACGTTTAGATTTGGAGGATAGGTATTTTGTACCTGATAAGGGCAAAAGTAGTAAATTAATAGGTTACAAGGATACAGAAGAATTAGAAGTGGCACAGTTTAAAAGTCTATTGACACAGGATTTATCTGTACAACAAAGTGACTTACAAGAAGTGCAAGCAGATGATGAAATTTTATTTGTGAATGAATACGGTGGGTTTCCTTTGAGATTAATTATTGGGTTGGGGAAAATGAGAAACCCATATTTAAAAGAAAAAAATTCTGGTAAATCTTTTTTGCACAATGATTATCGTATATCCTTTCCTGATATTGTACCACCTAATGCAGGAAAAATGGAAGAAGTAGAAAATATTTTTTATCCTTGTTTGGCATTAGAACTGTTAACAGAAAATCATGATACTCAAGAATTAGAGTTTCAATATTATGACCATTTTCAGAATAGCTATGATACTGTTTCTTTGAGTGGAATTTGGATAGAATCTTTGGAATATCTAGCTAGTAATCCCAATATGACTGAAGCATTAAAGCAAATTTTATATAATACAATTTTGGAAATGGAAAATAATCCCACATTATGGGTAAATGAATATTTACCCAAGTTGCGCCAATTTCCTGATAAGCTGACCAGAATTTCCGAAGATAATCCTAATTCTCTCTATAAGACAAGAGTATATACAGATACAAGGAATACTAACGATAATACAAGGGAGGGGGTTATAAATCTTTTTTTGAAGAAAATGGAGGCGAAATTCGGAAACACAAATCCAACTTTACCAAGAAACAATACAGGAACTCAAAAAGCTATTGTGGGGGAAATAGTTGCTAATTCTGCTGATAATCGCTCAAGACGACGACAAGAATTAGAGCAGCTTCAACAAGATTTAGATAAAGGTTTTATGACTTCAGAAGAATACGAACGAGAAAAACAAAGAATTTTTCTCCAATATCCACTGTAGTTTTTTATGGGTAGTTCATATCTACCCAATTCTCACATTTTTTTGCACTACTTATTTCACTACCACAGGTCACTTTTATGCCAGCAATACCACTTTACTTAATTCTCATCACTCTCTTACTGGTCGTTATTCCATCTGTGATTACTATTGTTATTCGCATATCTCTTTACCGCTATTTAATAGATTTGACTAATGAAGTCCAAAAATTAATCAAAACAGGATCAGTAGGAGGACAACGGAAAATTATCCAAACATTAGAAGATAGATTTGAAAAAGCTAGTAAACAATTAGAACAGGTAAATACAGGAGCATTAATAGATCAAATTTATAGTCAGGAAACAATTAAGGGATTTACCTTTACCTGTGAACAAATAGATTATTTATGTCGCATTTTGCCAAATTTACTGTTAGCTTTTGGGTTACTTGGTACTTTTTTAGGTATCACTATTAATCTATCTACTCTCAGTCAAACGATTAATCAAGCTAATGCTAGTGATGTCAGTAATTTAGTTACTGAGTTAAAGAAACCATTGGAAGGAATGAGTATTGCATTTACTACCAGTTTAACAGGACTATTTTTCAGTGCTTTGGTAACAATAGTCAATTTCATCTTTAATAGTGGACTTGCTAAATATCGCTTAATTAGTTCTTTAGAAGATTATCTAGATAATGTATATTTTCCTAAAGTGCAGGGTGATAACCGTCTTGATAAAATAGTTAATAGAATGGTATCTCAACAGGATGAATTTTTAACAAATTTTGGGAAAATAGTGCGAGAAGCTGTAGAACAATCTATGGGAAAAGTCGCAAAACAAATTGCTGACGGGAATAAAGAAACTACAGATTTAGCTAGACAGGTTTATGAAAAATTTACAGTTTCTGCTGGAACTATATCTAGTGCTGCTAATGAGTTCAGAAGTTCAATGTCAGAATTAAATATAACATCTCAGATATTTAAACAGTCTGCTGAAACTTTTAATAAAAGTGAGTTTCCTCTCAAATTATCATTAGCTACTGTAGATTTGGGTAATACACAGCAGAAATTTTCTGAGTCAGCTACAAGTTTAGCAGCAACAACGGAATTGATTATAAATGCCTTAATTGAAATAGAAAATTCTAGTCAGAGTTTAATTAATTTAGGAGAAGAAATAAAATCTATGAACCAAACTTCAATTCAGGTATTAGAATTACATCAAAATAACCAAAATCTTCTTAGTGAAATTATCCCCCAACTTCATGCAGGAGCTAATATTTACGAAAAAGCAATTAGTAAATTAGATGATTTAGATCAAAGAGTGGGAGATAAATTCAATAATTTTGATCAATTAATCACAGCTATCAGTCAGTTATTAGAAAATGTGAAAACATATACAACGGAATTAATTAGCACGGTTTCAACGGAAACTGAAAATTCTAGTCAGAGTTTAATTAGTTTAGCTGAAGAGATAAAAGCTATGAACCAAACTTCAATTCAGGTATTAGATTTACATCAAAATAACCAAAATCTTTTAACTGAAATTATTCCCGGACTTCAGCAAGGAGCTAATAGTTACGAAAAAGCAACTAGTAAATTAGATGATTTAGATCAAAGAGTGAGCGATAAAGTCAATAGTTTTGATAAATTAATCACAACCATTGATCAGCTATTAACAACTGTAAAAACATATACAAATGATGTGAATACTACTATGAATATAGCATCTAATCAAATAGATGCCAATAATCAAAAACTGATGAAATCATTAGAGAATAATAATTCTCAACTAATTTCTGAATATCAAAATGTCAGTAATACCATGATTCAAGGAATTGACAGACAAACTAATGTCAACAAGAAGGGTTTTGAGGCTAATATTAAAGGTTTGGAGTTATTAATCAAGAATCTTGAGGAATATCAACAAAAACTTGATTAGACAAATACCGATACATCAGGTGCGTTACGCTGGTGCTAACACACCCTACTGTTTAAGTTGACTAACAAATTTACAAAAATAAAACATTGCAACTATGGCTCGTCGTTCACGCTACACAGAATATAATGAAGACCTAAACGTTTGGCCAGCATTTACTGATTTAATGTCTAATGCGTTTATGATATTGGTTTTATTTTTGTTTTTAACTATTATCATATCACAAATTAATAAATCACAGATTAGTAAAAATATCAATCAAAGTGTTCAAAGTTCGGAACAGTTAGCTTTAAAAATTAAACAATTAAATGAGCAGATAAAATACTTACAAATACAATTAGAATCTCAAAAAAAGTTAACAGATACACCACCAATTATAGTTATAAAAGATCAAGGTGTTTATAGATTTGCTTCTGGTAGTGCGGAAATTCCTCAACAAATGTCAAATTATATCTTGCAGCAAATAGTACCAGAAATAGAAGCTAGAACTAAACAATATGGTATTAACGTGGTAGAAATAATTGGACACACGGATGGACAAGCTAATGGTAATATAATAAGTAATTTAGATGTTAATTTAGAAGGTGTAGTTAGTGGTAACGGACTTGTAGGAAAATTACAAGCTGGTTCTAATGCTGATTTAGGATTGCTGCGTGCTTTGTCAGTTGTTAAGGTGCTGCGTGATATTCAAAAAAAAGAAGGCAAACTATCTGGATTATCGTTTCGCGCTTATTCTGCGGCACAGTTAATATTACCAAATGGACAATTTGCAGGAACAGCGCGTCAAGATGATGTTACCCGACGACGAATTGAAATCCGATTTACACGGTTAGGAGAAGTGCAAGAAGTTAGATAAAAAATCACTATTTTCTCTATCAAAATCTATTTCTGATTTCCCAATCTCATCAGCTATGCAAAATCTCACCAGAATTACCCGCAATCTAGAAGTAATGGGCGGTAAACCCTGTATTCGGGGAATGCGTGTTACAGTTGGTACTATCGTTGGACTAATGGCATCTGGACACAGTGCAAATGATATTCTCAAGGCTTACCCATACCTTGAAGAAGCAGATATATATGAAGCTCTTGCCTATACTGCATGGCGGTCTGAATAAATTGAAGTCCCGCTGATAAGTGCATGAAAATTTTGATTGATATGAATCGTGGAAAAAATGAATTACGAAAGTTTTTCTCAGAGCCACAAAAAGTAATCCAAAAATGACCTTTATGATTTTAAAATTTTCTCAATCATCCGATTAGCTTGGGAACTATAACTACCACCAAACAAATTAAAATGATTCAAAACATGATACAGATTATATAACGTTTTTCTGTTTTCATACCCTGGCTGTAAAGGATATATCTCTTCATAGCCTTGATAAAAAGTTGGCGGAAAACCTCCAAATAATTCTGTCATAGCGATATCAACTTCTCTATCGCCAAAATAAGTTGCTGGATCAAATATTACTGGTTCATCCTCAACCGTAAAACCTGCATTTCCTCCCCATAAATCCCCATGTACTAAAGCCGGTTGAACTTGATAATTTGCTAATAATTCGGGAATAGCTGCTAATAGTCTTTCTGCTAATGGAAAACTGCCGCCGCGATTTTTTGCTAACTTAAATTGATAACCTAAACGATGTTGAATATAAAATTCAATCCAAGAGTTAGAAAAATTGTTAATTTGTGATGTAGAACCGATAGTATTATTAATATCCCAGCCAAACCCTTGACTAGTGGTAGTTTTGTGCATTGCTGCTAATTTGCGTCCCATTTCTTGCCAAGATTTATGATTACCGGTGGTCATTTCGAGCCATTCCAGGACAAGATAGCTAGAATTACCTGTAGTTCCCCAACAGATTGGATCGGGAACGCGGATAGTTCCTGTGGTAGACATTTGCTGTAAACCAAGCATTTCCGCTGCAAACATTGAGACGTGAGAAGCTTGATTCAGTTTAACAAAATAAGTTAATTGGCGATCGCTGATAGCAAAACCCTGATTAATACACCCACCACTAATGGATAAATGCTGCTGACTGACAAATTTTTCGCCAGTAACTCGGCTAATATGGGTATCAATTTCCGTCCAAATCATAGTTTGTCTATTCTGAGTTGTTAAACATAGATTACCAACAATTAACGACTATAGCGGTATGCACTTTCATGAGCCCAGTCAGCAAATCGTAATGTAGGGGCGGGGAAACCCTACATTATATTGCTAAATTCAGTGATGAAAATGAATACCTATGAAGATATCATAGACAAATTCCCGAAAGTCCTGCTTCTGCAATAACCCGGAAGTTTGCGGACTGCCTTTTTCGTCTAATAATGGCTTCATCAAATAATAAGCTGGCTGGTAATTATACCAAGGAATCGAAGGCCAGAGATGATGAATTAAGTGGTAATTCTGCCCCAAAATTAGGATATTGAGAACCTTGCCAGGATAGACGCGGGCGTTTTTCCAGCGATTTCTCTCAACAAAAGGACGGTGAGGTAAATAATCAAAAAATAACCCCAAAGTTATTCCTACCAAGAAAGCGGGAATAAACCAAAAGTTAAGAATATAGCCCAAAAAATGATATTGGACAGAAATATAAACAATAGTAATGATAATTAGGCGACTAATAAACCATTCTAGTAGTTCATAATTACGCCATAACCGTCTTTGAAAGAAAAATACTTCATGGTACAAAAATCTCACCGCAATTAAGAACAGGGGACCACCTGTAGAAACGTAATGATCTGGGTCATCCTTGGGATGATTAACATTACCATGATGCTGTAAATGTACTCGTGTAAATACTGGAAAAGCAAAAGCTAAAATCAAGGCACTACAATGCCCTAACATAGCGTTAACAATTCGATTGCGATGGGCAGATTGGTGACAAGCATCATGAATCACCGTTCCTGAACAATGAAGTGCTAGAGTATTGACACTAAAACACAACCAATGCGGCCATTCCCAAAGCCAATACCCAAAGTTAGATAAAACTAACATCATCACCACAACTAAAAACATTAATAGCGTGGGATTAAAATCACCAGGAGGTGATAAAAGTTCTTTGGGGGGAATTGTCAGTGGCTTTTGTGCCTCCGACGTGATCATTCTTAACTCCTTTAATAATCAATCTTTACGGATCATACTATTAATCTTAGTGAAGAGTAAAGTTATGTAAAGCAAGATTTATCCAGAGTCGTGGTTAAGAATGTGTAAATAAGG harbors:
- a CDS encoding tubulin-like doman-containing protein — translated: MTQASAKETQSRGINRTICIGLGGTGRDVLMRIRRLIVDRYGDLNKLPIVSFVHIDTDKAATQVTGIRTGSTYHGVDLSFKEAEKVGATMSSRDVTRFVEELERSSEYSNYGPYEHIRRWFPPQLLQNIPAVEEGAKGIRPVGRLAFFHNYRKIQAAIESAEKRTKGHESLLLQSGLIIEPGLNIFVVGSLCGGTGSGMFLDVGYTLKNLYGEDGAQILGYLVISPELYGNTTSMIANTYAALQELNYYSSPGTKFEALYDTQNVVSVVEKRPPFNYTYLISNEATAEYSILTQGKLCNVIAHKIALEFSGELAASVKRNRDNLQEHITKYDDHPRRNSQNYLTFGLSAIYFPRDTIIEIALTKVGLELVRFWLNGKGQSPDPINLLEQFLIQYSWHNDLGKRDGLTNKLAESVEESNKTFSNSLKNWQNKLSRLIAECKNKDDRTNIRQQLATEFYKQFRTVQPGETESSRGYWLTKLMQATPKITKELNGNIDDYVMQLLTPVDPNFSIKNTHNWLDSLRHELHKYQRDLQESITDFGGMKRLEDVERKWDNAEQTIEDMENKLAIPFVDFKNIPFQDECKKVMQEVYKIIKHNFELTVLQETLKMVNQLQKQVQEKEKQIAAFSSLVDDLESAYEKEERELKQLNFDEMSGEAIFDTEDIELCYQTMIPENDSRPQLILASSELTEQTDRGASLGFFLNMERTTYSQLKEKIDLKVNTLFAFRGRNIVTSVIKRLIQKYSLSARSIRLKQIIQESQPLLRLDLEDRYFVPDKGKSSKLIGYKDTEELEVAQFKSLLTQDLSVQQSDLQEVQADDEILFVNEYGGFPLRLIIGLGKMRNPYLKEKNSGKSFLHNDYRISFPDIVPPNAGKMEEVENIFYPCLALELLTENHDTQELEFQYYDHFQNSYDTVSLSGIWIESLEYLASNPNMTEALKQILYNTILEMENNPTLWVNEYLPKLRQFPDKLTRISEDNPNSLYKTRVYTDTRNTNDNTREGVINLFLKKMEAKFGNTNPTLPRNNTGTQKAIVGEIVANSADNRSRRRQELEQLQQDLDKGFMTSEEYEREKQRIFLQYPL
- a CDS encoding flagellar motor protein produces the protein MARRSRYTEYNEDLNVWPAFTDLMSNAFMILVLFLFLTIIISQINKSQISKNINQSVQSSEQLALKIKQLNEQIKYLQIQLESQKKLTDTPPIIVIKDQGVYRFASGSAEIPQQMSNYILQQIVPEIEARTKQYGINVVEIIGHTDGQANGNIISNLDVNLEGVVSGNGLVGKLQAGSNADLGLLRALSVVKVLRDIQKKEGKLSGLSFRAYSAAQLILPNGQFAGTARQDDVTRRRIEIRFTRLGEVQEVR
- a CDS encoding DUF433 domain-containing protein; this translates as MQNLTRITRNLEVMGGKPCIRGMRVTVGTIVGLMASGHSANDILKAYPYLEEADIYEALAYTAWRSE
- a CDS encoding fructosamine kinase family protein, coding for MIWTEIDTHISRVTGEKFVSQQHLSISGGCINQGFAISDRQLTYFVKLNQASHVSMFAAEMLGLQQMSTTGTIRVPDPICWGTTGNSSYLVLEWLEMTTGNHKSWQEMGRKLAAMHKTTTSQGFGWDINNTIGSTSQINNFSNSWIEFYIQHRLGYQFKLAKNRGGSFPLAERLLAAIPELLANYQVQPALVHGDLWGGNAGFTVEDEPVIFDPATYFGDREVDIAMTELFGGFPPTFYQGYEEIYPLQPGYENRKTLYNLYHVLNHFNLFGGSYSSQANRMIEKILKS
- the crtR gene encoding beta-carotene hydroxylase, encoding MITSEAQKPLTIPPKELLSPPGDFNPTLLMFLVVVMMLVLSNFGYWLWEWPHWLCFSVNTLALHCSGTVIHDACHQSAHRNRIVNAMLGHCSALILAFAFPVFTRVHLQHHGNVNHPKDDPDHYVSTGGPLFLIAVRFLYHEVFFFQRRLWRNYELLEWFISRLIIITIVYISVQYHFLGYILNFWFIPAFLVGITLGLFFDYLPHRPFVERNRWKNARVYPGKVLNILILGQNYHLIHHLWPSIPWYNYQPAYYLMKPLLDEKGSPQTSGLLQKQDFREFVYDIFIGIHFHH